From one Methylomonas paludis genomic stretch:
- a CDS encoding L,D-transpeptidase family protein produces the protein MADQDVWLLVDTVNLNMEIKKGEKTIAVLKNIAIGRNGAGEKLHRGDDITPLGNFRIGWINEKSPFRKFYGLTYPSIEHADSALKAGKIDLDTYESIARAHINGQVPPQYTDLGGQIGIHGLGSGNLGIHQSMNWTHGCIALTNDQIDQLSQWIEKGTLVTVK, from the coding sequence ATGGCCGATCAGGATGTCTGGTTGCTGGTTGATACTGTAAATTTAAATATGGAAATCAAAAAAGGTGAAAAAACTATCGCTGTTCTGAAAAATATAGCGATAGGTAGGAATGGAGCCGGGGAAAAACTGCATCGTGGTGATGACATTACGCCATTGGGTAACTTCCGTATTGGCTGGATTAATGAGAAAAGTCCCTTTCGTAAATTTTACGGTTTAACCTATCCCAGTATTGAGCATGCTGACAGCGCGCTTAAGGCCGGTAAAATAGATCTGGATACTTATGAGTCTATTGCCAGAGCTCATATCAACGGGCAAGTCCCGCCGCAATATACTGATTTAGGTGGGCAAATTGGCATACATGGCTTAGGAAGCGGCAATCTGGGCATCCATCAATCCATGAATTGGACGCATGGATGTATCGCACTGACTAACGATCAAATTGATCAGCTTAGCCAGTGGATAGAGAAAGGAACACTGGTAACAGTGAAATAA
- a CDS encoding Lpp/OprI family alanine-zipper lipoprotein: MMKAIKLSAVVAIAALATGCASTSDLESLDARVSTLEGKVSSAAADAASAKAAAAEASAKAAAAEAAANRAAQYAQDTNSKLDRLFKKSQHK, encoded by the coding sequence ATGATGAAAGCTATTAAATTATCAGCAGTTGTTGCAATTGCAGCATTGGCTACCGGTTGCGCAAGCACTTCAGATCTGGAGTCTTTAGACGCAAGAGTTAGCACACTGGAAGGTAAAGTTTCTTCTGCTGCTGCTGATGCTGCATCTGCTAAAGCTGCTGCCGCTGAAGCTTCTGCTAAAGCTGCTGCTGCTGAAGCTGCTGCAAACCGTGCTGCTCAATATGCACAAGACACCAACAGCAAATTGGATCGTCTGTTCAAAAAATCACAACACAAATAA
- a CDS encoding L,D-transpeptidase family protein, protein MKARLIFSLLLSVSSAATALTLPTPDRAGDSLIGNPPQDAKYVAATHEDTLIDIAVNFRLGQDEIVLANPTVDRWLPGAGTKVKIPNSFLLPDAPRQGIVINLPEMRIYFYPDATRVVTYAIGIGRVDWKTPMGKTQIQGKTENPSWSPPPSIIAEHLADGDVLDPYYPPGPDNPLGLFAFRLGIPGYLIHSTNKVNGVGMRVSHGCIRMYPADIEQFFPMVKVGTQVNIVNQPIKVGWYHDTLYLEAYPEMEETPTSFEQRLHSALDIIERANGGKMPVIKGSILKAALEKQSGTPIALYQRPTSNIAAVAPK, encoded by the coding sequence ATGAAAGCCAGATTAATTTTCAGCTTGCTGCTGTCTGTTTCCAGCGCTGCTACAGCATTAACATTACCCACTCCAGATAGAGCCGGAGACAGTTTGATTGGCAACCCACCTCAAGACGCCAAGTATGTGGCCGCTACCCATGAAGACACGCTGATTGACATTGCCGTTAACTTTAGGCTGGGTCAGGACGAGATTGTGCTGGCCAATCCCACCGTGGATCGCTGGCTGCCAGGGGCAGGCACCAAGGTAAAAATCCCCAACAGCTTTTTACTGCCGGATGCGCCTAGACAAGGCATCGTTATCAATTTACCGGAAATGCGTATCTATTTTTATCCAGATGCCACCCGTGTAGTGACCTATGCAATAGGCATAGGCCGGGTGGATTGGAAAACGCCTATGGGTAAAACCCAAATTCAGGGTAAAACCGAAAATCCCTCCTGGTCTCCGCCGCCATCGATTATTGCTGAGCATTTGGCTGACGGTGATGTTCTGGATCCCTACTATCCGCCAGGGCCGGACAATCCATTGGGTTTGTTTGCCTTCAGGTTGGGTATTCCAGGCTATTTGATACATAGCACCAATAAAGTTAATGGCGTAGGCATGAGGGTGAGTCACGGCTGTATTCGGATGTATCCGGCCGATATTGAACAGTTTTTCCCTATGGTAAAAGTCGGCACCCAGGTCAATATTGTCAATCAGCCCATCAAGGTTGGCTGGTATCACGACACTTTATATCTGGAAGCCTATCCAGAGATGGAGGAAACACCTACCAGTTTCGAACAGCGTTTACACAGTGCACTGGATATTATCGAACGCGCCAATGGCGGCAAGATGCCGGTCATTAAAGGCTCTATCCTAAAAGCGGCCCTGGAAAAACAATCAGGAACACCGATAGCACTTTATCAGCGCCCTACCAGCAATATCGCAGCTGTAGCGCCTAAATAA
- the rdgC gene encoding recombination-associated protein RdgC, which yields MWFKNLAVYRFSEPFTLAADELAKHLQQQAFRSCGAHDEFSFGWTTPLGKATETLVHTSNGFMMVCAKKEEKVVPASVINEMLQEKIEEIEALEARKLPQKERSRVKDELIFELLPRAFSFSRKTYAYIDSQNGWLVVDAASPKKAEDLLTLLRQSLGSLPVTPYATGLKPSLVMTDWLLNHTAPKDIIIEDECELRSQTEEAAIIRCKHHDLSLPEIKNHLDSGKQVIKLALSWADRLAFVLDEQLAVKRLKFLDLIQEQAAEIETYDEIEQFDADFSIMTAELANFFPRLLELFTTEGQA from the coding sequence CAGCAACAGGCTTTTCGGAGCTGTGGCGCGCATGACGAATTCAGTTTCGGCTGGACTACACCGTTAGGCAAAGCGACAGAAACGCTGGTGCATACCAGCAATGGGTTTATGATGGTTTGCGCCAAAAAGGAAGAAAAAGTGGTGCCTGCTTCAGTGATTAACGAAATGTTGCAGGAGAAAATTGAGGAAATTGAGGCGCTTGAAGCCCGAAAATTGCCGCAAAAAGAGCGTAGTCGAGTCAAAGATGAACTGATTTTCGAATTATTGCCCAGAGCTTTTTCTTTTTCACGCAAAACTTATGCTTATATCGACAGTCAGAATGGCTGGCTGGTCGTAGATGCCGCATCTCCTAAAAAAGCCGAAGACTTGCTGACCCTGCTTCGCCAATCACTAGGCTCTTTACCAGTAACTCCCTATGCCACTGGACTAAAACCCAGCCTAGTGATGACAGACTGGCTGTTAAATCACACGGCACCTAAAGACATTATAATTGAGGATGAATGCGAATTACGTTCTCAAACCGAAGAAGCCGCCATTATCCGCTGCAAGCATCATGACCTGAGCCTGCCGGAAATCAAAAATCATCTGGATAGCGGTAAACAGGTGATTAAACTGGCGCTTAGTTGGGCAGATCGCTTAGCTTTTGTCTTGGATGAACAATTAGCGGTTAAACGCCTGAAGTTTCTGGATTTGATTCAGGAGCAGGCGGCTGAAATTGAAACCTATGATGAAATTGAACAGTTTGATGCCGATTTTTCGATTATGACTGCGGAATTAGCCAACTTTTTTCCGCGTTTGCTTGAGTTATTTACTACTGAGGGTCAGGCCTGA